Proteins from a genomic interval of uncultured Desulfuromusa sp.:
- a CDS encoding DeoR/GlpR family DNA-binding transcription regulator yields the protein MPAPQPYIFAEKLAAIHGLTVVTNSTQIAKTMSLDPSSSRVFLLGGEFHGDNRQTVGSMAITQLQSFRAHHAILTAGALDTRTGVMDFSIEEAQLARAMIAQAEHLTILIDSSKFNKIASFEVCSLSRITNLVCDIAPPEELYATLLKAKINVIIAS from the coding sequence ATACCGGCTCCACAACCTTATATTTTTGCTGAGAAACTTGCGGCAATCCATGGCCTGACAGTCGTAACAAACTCAACCCAAATTGCCAAAACAATGAGCTTAGACCCATCCTCCTCTCGAGTTTTTCTCCTTGGCGGAGAGTTTCATGGCGACAATCGTCAAACGGTTGGAAGTATGGCTATCACCCAATTACAATCGTTCCGAGCCCATCATGCAATTTTGACTGCCGGTGCCCTAGATACCCGCACCGGTGTCATGGATTTCAGCATCGAAGAGGCTCAACTTGCTCGTGCGATGATTGCACAAGCGGAACACCTGACAATACTGATCGATAGCTCTAAATTTAATAAAATTGCTTCATTTGAAGTCTGCAGTCTCTCGCGAATAACAAACCTTGTCTGCGACATTGCCCCGCCTGAAGAATTATATGCAACTCTTCTTAAAGCTAAAATCAATGTTATTATTGCAAGCTAG